The Oxalobacteraceae bacterium OTU3CINTB1 genome includes a window with the following:
- a CDS encoding winged helix-turn-helix domain-containing protein: protein MNRKSFRFGQWRVDPATNTLSFGVLSRQLEPRAMDVLLHFCKHPHDVVSADALLDACWGDTPASDNAVHKIITQLRRALDDSAAEPRYIETIRKRGYRLLAELSYDDDVSNGSWTHASPFRGLEAFEEQHAAIFFGRKLSVDQLVQVVVAQVQAACSMVLVLGPSGAGKTSLVQAGLIPALKAGAAPAESGLAISDHVQLDCADMGQSGLLETLASVLLDAEIDDRLLFENTSAATLAQYMAQDLPGLIEQLQKRLATIRLAVFIDRFEAIFRLPHISEQERAVFINVLDQLARSGCVLLVLACRNDFYPHLTAYPALMSMKLRGGHFDLTPPGSADIAQIIRHPAQVAQLRYTVDGHGESLDELLINAAKAGPDTLPLLQYCLQELYRQRSADGELSHKAYHDMGGLEGAIGARAEQVISELAESQIAALPQLLSRLVLVAEDESTVTSRRVPWSALSGDDETKLVQALVDAHLFVSDLHGGAPAFGIAHEALLRRWPRVVAWIDEHRQALQTRSRISAQAKRWQDSGRTRDMLLPSGTQANQARQLLKTTGFSFTQQEQDFVRASLMGVRRSERLRLGIMITMTTLAALAGSLGLAARSAQTQAEAHRTEAEGLMGYMLGEFVEKLRPLGKLDLLDSVSTRALKYLSNPARGDENETALAQRARSLQLISEVRIARADPAGASAALLAGRSLLERQLKNQPANLALRKSAGENAFWLGQIHLDKKEWLQAESYFKEYRDHSDQLAMAAPADIDSWIEQSFAHNSLGTVALRQGDVINAAREFELSVQLKSRAHGQKPQDKQITADLADSLSWLASANMQQGRLADAEAMYARGLKLLQELHRAYPDDIVWINELAAAWSHQSDLKQARGQLVGAYDDARQAHALRMKIVEKDRSNRTWQRNLYIAELRMFDTDTKLRSPALALSRLEQLHGNVAELSSLEPKHLNLQTLIAKIQYRKAVVFFQQRKADNASIVLQPTLKKLLELHTASPSDRLILITLTDALLLNADLAHLRADGDALSHCDTVRTLLHPLVGTTTDFLLLAPWVKAHACLNQSVRVERTMKQLEAMQYRDAAYLQYLSTHPPKKATS from the coding sequence GTGAACCGTAAAAGCTTCCGTTTTGGTCAGTGGCGCGTCGATCCGGCCACCAACACGCTCAGTTTTGGCGTGCTTAGCCGGCAGCTGGAACCACGCGCCATGGATGTTTTGTTACATTTCTGCAAGCACCCGCACGACGTCGTCTCGGCCGACGCGCTGCTGGACGCCTGCTGGGGCGACACCCCGGCGAGCGACAACGCGGTCCACAAAATCATTACGCAGCTGCGCCGCGCGCTCGACGACTCGGCCGCCGAGCCGCGCTACATTGAAACTATTCGTAAGCGTGGTTACCGCCTGCTGGCCGAGCTCAGCTACGACGACGACGTCAGCAACGGCAGCTGGACGCACGCCTCCCCGTTCCGAGGTCTGGAAGCTTTCGAGGAACAACACGCGGCCATTTTCTTCGGCCGCAAGCTCAGCGTCGATCAATTGGTGCAGGTGGTAGTGGCTCAGGTTCAGGCCGCTTGCTCGATGGTGCTGGTACTCGGACCGTCGGGCGCCGGCAAGACTTCCTTGGTCCAGGCCGGGTTGATTCCCGCGCTGAAGGCCGGTGCCGCACCGGCGGAGTCGGGGCTGGCAATCAGCGACCATGTGCAGCTCGATTGCGCCGACATGGGACAGTCGGGGCTGCTGGAAACGCTCGCCAGCGTGCTGCTCGACGCCGAAATCGACGACCGACTGCTGTTTGAAAACACCAGCGCCGCCACCCTCGCGCAATACATGGCGCAGGATTTGCCGGGGTTGATCGAACAGTTGCAAAAAAGGTTAGCAACGATCCGGCTGGCGGTGTTCATCGACCGTTTCGAGGCCATTTTCCGCCTGCCACACATTAGTGAGCAGGAGCGTGCCGTCTTCATCAACGTGCTGGATCAACTGGCGCGCTCCGGTTGCGTGCTGTTGGTTTTGGCCTGCCGCAACGATTTCTATCCGCATTTGACGGCCTACCCCGCCCTGATGAGCATGAAACTGCGCGGCGGCCACTTCGATCTGACGCCACCAGGCAGCGCCGACATCGCGCAAATCATCCGCCATCCTGCCCAGGTGGCGCAGTTGCGCTATACGGTTGACGGCCACGGCGAGAGCCTGGACGAACTGCTGATCAACGCCGCCAAGGCCGGGCCGGATACACTTCCGCTATTGCAATACTGTCTACAGGAGCTGTATCGCCAGCGCAGTGCCGATGGGGAGTTGAGTCACAAGGCTTACCACGACATGGGCGGTTTGGAAGGCGCTATCGGTGCGCGCGCCGAGCAAGTGATCTCAGAATTAGCCGAATCGCAGATCGCCGCCCTGCCCCAACTCTTGTCGCGGTTGGTGCTCGTGGCCGAGGACGAATCGACTGTCACATCCCGCCGTGTGCCGTGGTCGGCACTAAGCGGCGATGACGAAACCAAGCTGGTGCAAGCCTTGGTTGATGCGCACCTCTTCGTCAGCGACCTGCACGGCGGAGCTCCCGCCTTCGGTATCGCCCACGAGGCCCTGCTGCGCCGCTGGCCGCGCGTGGTCGCCTGGATCGACGAGCACCGTCAGGCGTTACAAACGCGTAGCCGTATCAGCGCGCAGGCCAAGCGCTGGCAGGATAGCGGCCGCACACGCGATATGTTGCTGCCATCGGGCACTCAAGCAAATCAAGCGCGCCAGTTATTAAAGACAACGGGGTTCAGCTTCACGCAACAAGAGCAGGATTTCGTCCGTGCCTCGCTAATGGGTGTGCGCCGTAGCGAACGGCTACGGCTGGGCATCATGATCACAATGACAACTCTAGCAGCGCTGGCAGGTAGCCTTGGCCTCGCCGCACGCTCGGCTCAGACACAAGCGGAGGCGCATCGGACCGAGGCCGAAGGGTTAATGGGCTACATGCTAGGGGAATTCGTCGAAAAATTGCGGCCACTGGGGAAACTGGATCTGCTCGACAGCGTAAGCACTCGCGCCTTGAAATACCTATCTAATCCGGCTCGCGGTGACGAGAATGAAACCGCCTTAGCACAACGTGCGAGGTCGCTGCAGCTAATATCCGAGGTCCGCATCGCCCGTGCCGACCCGGCGGGGGCCAGTGCTGCGCTGCTTGCTGGACGCAGTCTACTCGAACGGCAATTGAAAAATCAGCCTGCCAATCTAGCATTGCGCAAGAGTGCCGGTGAAAATGCTTTTTGGCTCGGTCAGATTCACCTCGACAAAAAAGAATGGCTACAGGCGGAAAGCTACTTTAAGGAGTATCGCGATCACAGCGACCAATTGGCAATGGCTGCGCCAGCCGATATTGATAGCTGGATCGAACAATCGTTCGCCCATAACAGCCTAGGTACCGTAGCCTTACGGCAAGGCGACGTCATCAATGCGGCTAGAGAGTTTGAGCTTTCGGTGCAATTGAAGAGCCGCGCCCATGGGCAAAAGCCGCAGGACAAACAAATCACTGCCGACTTAGCTGATAGTTTGTCTTGGCTAGCTAGTGCGAATATGCAACAGGGTCGCTTGGCTGATGCGGAGGCAATGTATGCCCGAGGCTTAAAGCTGCTACAAGAACTGCACCGAGCCTATCCCGACGACATAGTCTGGATTAATGAACTTGCGGCTGCTTGGTCTCATCAATCTGACCTGAAGCAAGCCAGAGGTCAATTGGTCGGCGCCTACGATGACGCCCGGCAGGCGCATGCGTTACGCATGAAAATTGTCGAAAAGGATCGAAGTAATCGTACATGGCAACGCAACTTGTACATTGCTGAATTGCGTATGTTCGATACAGATACCAAGCTTCGCAGTCCCGCATTAGCACTATCCCGGCTTGAACAATTACATGGCAATGTGGCCGAGCTCAGCAGTCTTGAGCCCAAACACTTAAACCTTCAGACGCTCATCGCAAAGATTCAATACCGCAAAGCCGTTGTATTTTTCCAGCAGCGGAAGGCAGATAATGCCTCAATTGTGTTGCAGCCGACGCTTAAAAAACTACTTGAGTTGCATACAGCATCCCCGTCGGACCGACTGATATTAATTACACTTACAGATGCGCTATTGCTCAACGCCGATCTTGCCCACTTGCGCGCGGATGGGGATGCTCTGAGTCACTGCGATACGGTAAGAACTCTGCTCCATCCACTGGTGGGCACCACTACCGACTTCCTTTTGCTAGCTCCGTGGGTCAAAGCCCACGCTTGCCTTAATCAGAGCGTGCGCGTGGAACGCACGATGAAGCAATTGGAAGCGATGCAATACCGCGACGCCGCGTACCTGCAATATTTGTCTACCCACCCACCAAAGAAAGCGACCTCATGA
- a CDS encoding DP-EP family protein — MSKIHACTQFINVMVKVKAGAVSGTYDVHTAPEMPCVTQKDTVINYQIYDDDHQGIVFTGMIIQTLGNDQLSAAVVSLSGKQLTFTDANTSKVDISFKLTFKTASGVEFMHDPQVKNDPQA; from the coding sequence ATGAGCAAAATCCACGCATGCACTCAATTCATTAACGTGATGGTGAAAGTCAAGGCTGGCGCCGTATCAGGAACTTATGACGTACACACGGCCCCCGAAATGCCATGTGTGACGCAGAAAGACACCGTTATCAACTATCAAATCTATGATGATGACCATCAGGGAATCGTCTTTACAGGAATGATCATCCAAACCTTGGGGAATGACCAATTGAGCGCTGCAGTGGTTAGTCTCAGTGGCAAGCAATTGACTTTTACGGACGCCAATACATCAAAAGTCGATATCAGCTTTAAGCTGACTTTCAAAACTGCGAGTGGCGTCGAATTTATGCATGACCCCCAAGTCAAAAACGATCCGCAGGCTTAA
- a CDS encoding succinylglutamate desuccinylase/aspartoacylase family protein, protein MPPARALQFKSTEYSGQHPGTRLIVTGAVHGNEICGTKAIQRVMQELDAGKLVIRNGAVTFVPIANPLAYAKGERFGERNLNRNLFPNENPQDFEDRVANWLCPLLARHDVLLDLHSFKASGEPFVMVGPRNNDGPLEPFRHEQQERAMARRLGVRRFVDGWLRTYGAGVQRRLRGDSQLETVLRYGMGTTEYMRSTGGYALTLECGEHTDPQAPEVAYRAIMNTLAFLGLIDAPSPQPIADEAMEALSMVAVYDKVSADDTFTRAWSSFDPVRKDEQIGTRADGTPVLAEFDGRILFPDSAAGANSEWYYLTRANPIF, encoded by the coding sequence ATGCCACCAGCACGCGCCTTACAATTCAAATCCACCGAATACAGCGGCCAACACCCCGGCACGCGCCTGATCGTCACCGGCGCCGTCCACGGCAACGAAATCTGCGGCACCAAGGCCATCCAGCGCGTGATGCAGGAACTCGACGCCGGCAAGCTCGTCATCCGCAACGGCGCCGTCACTTTCGTTCCGATCGCGAACCCACTGGCCTACGCAAAAGGCGAACGCTTCGGCGAACGCAACCTGAACCGCAATCTCTTCCCCAACGAAAACCCACAAGATTTCGAGGACCGCGTCGCCAACTGGCTGTGCCCCCTCCTCGCCCGCCACGACGTGCTGCTCGATCTCCACTCGTTCAAAGCCTCCGGCGAACCCTTCGTCATGGTCGGCCCGCGCAACAACGACGGTCCGCTTGAACCCTTCCGACACGAACAACAGGAACGCGCGATGGCGCGCCGCTTGGGCGTGCGCCGCTTCGTCGACGGCTGGCTGCGCACCTACGGCGCCGGCGTGCAACGCCGCCTGCGCGGCGACAGCCAACTGGAAACCGTCCTGCGCTACGGCATGGGCACCACCGAATACATGCGCAGCACCGGCGGCTACGCGCTCACGCTCGAGTGCGGCGAGCACACCGATCCGCAAGCACCCGAAGTCGCCTACCGCGCCATCATGAATACCCTGGCCTTCCTCGGCCTGATCGACGCTCCCTCCCCGCAGCCGATCGCCGACGAGGCAATGGAGGCGCTGAGCATGGTCGCCGTCTACGACAAGGTCAGCGCGGACGATACCTTTACCCGCGCCTGGTCGAGCTTCGATCCGGTCCGCAAGGACGAGCAGATCGGCACGCGCGCCGACGGCACGCCGGTGCTGGCCGAGTTCGACGGCCGCATCCTGTTCCCCGACAGCGCGGCCGGCGCCAACAGCGAGTGGTACTACCTCACCCGCGCCAACCCAATCTTCTGA
- the sugE gene encoding quaternary ammonium compound efflux SMR transporter SugE translates to MTWIILIIAGLLEVTWAVGLKYTHGFTKLMPTLWTLTAMLGSIGMLGLALRTLPLGTAYAIWTGIGTVGTVIYGIVALNEPASAVRLACIAMIVGGIIGLKLTTT, encoded by the coding sequence ATGACCTGGATCATCCTCATCATCGCCGGCCTGCTGGAAGTCACCTGGGCGGTCGGACTCAAATACACGCACGGCTTCACCAAGCTGATGCCGACCTTGTGGACCTTGACCGCGATGCTGGGCAGCATAGGCATGCTGGGCCTGGCGTTGCGCACGCTTCCGCTGGGCACGGCTTACGCGATCTGGACCGGCATCGGCACGGTCGGCACCGTCATCTACGGCATCGTCGCGCTCAACGAGCCGGCCAGCGCGGTGCGGCTGGCGTGCATCGCCATGATCGTCGGCGGCATCATCGGGCTCAAGCTCACCACCACCTGA
- a CDS encoding DUF1304 domain-containing protein produces the protein MLLLAQIVTAVVALIHIYIVLLETALFDTRGRKVFGLSKEKADIVRPAMSNQGCYNGFLVAALVIGFVHPNPAIASAFTVFGLCCVAVAGVWGGLTVKRSILLIQTLPAVIALALHFAA, from the coding sequence ATGCTTTTGCTGGCCCAGATCGTCACCGCCGTCGTGGCACTGATACACATCTATATCGTCCTGCTGGAGACGGCGCTGTTCGACACGCGCGGACGCAAGGTATTCGGCCTGAGCAAGGAAAAAGCCGACATCGTGCGGCCGGCCATGTCCAACCAGGGTTGCTACAACGGCTTTCTGGTCGCCGCGCTGGTGATCGGCTTCGTCCATCCGAATCCGGCGATTGCATCGGCCTTCACGGTCTTCGGCCTGTGCTGTGTGGCAGTGGCCGGCGTGTGGGGCGGCCTGACTGTCAAGCGCAGCATCCTGCTGATCCAGACGCTGCCGGCGGTGATCGCACTGGCGCTGCATTTCGCGGCCTGA